From the Agromyces laixinhei genome, the window ACTCGACGGGGTAGCCCGCCTGCTCGCCAACGGCCCCGACTGAGGCCGGGCGCATGCACGAGACCACGCTGCTCCTCATCGAAGTCGGCGCGCTGCTCCTCGGCATGAGCCTGCTCGGTCGCCTCGCACTCGCGCTCGGCATCTCGCCCATCCCCTTCTATCTCGTGGTCGGACTCGCATTCGGCGAGGGCGGGGTCATCGCCCTCGACGCGAGCGAGGAGTTCTTCCAGACCGGCGCCGAGATCGGCGTCATCCTGCTGCTCGCACTGCTCGGGCTCGAGTACACGGCATCCGAGCTCTTCGGCAGCCTCAGGTCGGCACGAACGGCCGGCCTCATCGATGCGGCGCTGAACGCCCTGCCGGGTGCGGCTCTCGCGTTGCTGCTCGGCTGGGGGCCGGTCGCCGCGGTCGCCCTCGCCGGCGTGACGTGGGTCTCGTCGTCGGGGGTCATCGCCAAGTTGCTGCGCGACCTCGGCAGGCTCTCGAACCGCGAGACGCCCGCGATCCTCGCCCTGCTCGTGATCGAAGATCTCGCGATGGCGTTCTACCTGCCGGTGCTCTCAGCGCTCGTGGTGGGCATGAGCCTCCTGCAGGGCGCTGTGTCGGTCGCGGTCGCGGTGAGCGTCGTCGCCCTCATCCTCTATTTCGCCCTGCGGCACGGACACTTCATCTCCCGCCTCTTCCCCGCCGATCACTTCGAGCCGCTGCTCCTCGGCGTGCTCGGCCTCACGATGCTCGTCGCCGGACTCGCTGCAGAGGTGAGCGTGTCGGCCGCCGTCGGCGCGTTCCTCGTGGGCATCGCCCTGTCGGGGCGGGTCGCAGCGAACGCGAGCCAGGTGCTCACTCCGCTCCGCGACCTGTTCGCCGCGATCTTCTTCGTCTTCTTCGGGCTCTCGACGGACTCGTCGGCGCTGCTGTCGGTGCTGCCGGCGGCGCTGGGCCTCGCCATCGTGACGATCCTCACCAAGCTCGTCACCGGCGCCTACGCGGCCAGACGCGCCGGAGTCGGCACTCTCGGTCAGTGGCGCGCCGGACTCACACTGGGGCCGCGCGGCGAGTTCTCGATCGTCATCGCCGGACTCGCCGTGGGCTCCGGCGTGGTCACCCCCGAGTTCGCCCCGCTCGCGACCGGCTACGTGCTCATCACGATCGTCGCCGGCACGTTCCTCGCTCGCGTGCCCGACGCCGCGTGGTTTCGAGCAGCGGTCCGCCGGCGGCGGGCGGCATCGGGCACGGCACCTGTGCCACCCGTGCCACCTGTGCCACCCGTGCCACCTGTGCCACCCGCTGGCTGAGCGGAGTGCGCGTCAGTCGGCGAGCAGTTCCCGCACGCGAGGCACGACCTCGGCGGCGTAGAGCTCGATGCTGCGCATCATCGACTCGTGCGGCAGCGCACCGTTGGAGTACTTCAGGTCGAAGCGGCTCGCCCCGATCGCTCGCATCGCACCGGCGATCTTCACGGCGACCTGCTCGGGCGCCCCGGCATACAGGGCGCCGTTCGGGCCGGCCTCGCCCTCGAAGTGCTCACGAGTGACCGCGCCCCATCCGCGCTCGCGACCGATGCGGTCGACGCTGATCTTGTAGTGCGGCCAGAGCGTGTCGAGTGCTTCGGCGTCAGTGTCGGCGATGAAGCCGGGCGAGTGGATCGCAATCGGCTGCGAGGGGTTTCCGAACTGCTCGAGCGCGCGGCGGTAGAGGTCGGCGAGCGGTGCGAAGCGGGCGGGGCTGCCGCCGATGATCGCGAGCACGAGGGGCAGGCCGTAGTGAGCGGCACGCACGACGGACTCGGGGCTGCCGCCGACGCCGACCCAGGTCTTCAGCGGGCCGCGCTCGACGGGAGGGAAGACGCGCTGATCGGTGAGCGGCGCGCGAAGCTTGCCGCTCCACGTGACGGGTTCCTGCGGGAGGAGCGCCGAGAAGAGGTTGAGCTTCTCCTCGAAGAGCTCCTGGTACTGGTCGAGTTCGAAGCCGAAGAGCGGGAAGGACTCGATGAAGGAACCGCGACCGAGGATCACCTCTGCGCGGCCGCCCGAGAGCGCGTCGAGCGTCGCGAAACGCTCGAAGACACGCACGGGCTCGTCGGAACTCAGCACGGTGACCGCCGATCCGAGGTGGATCCGTTCGGTGCGACCGGCGATCGCGCCGAGCACCACTTCGGGTGCAGAGACGGCGAAGTCCTCACGGTGATGCTCGCCGACCCCGAAGAAGTCGAGTCCGAGGCGGTCGGCGAGCACCGCCTGCTCGACGACGTTCCGCAGCACCTGGGCGTGCGGCAGCATCACGCCATCCGGCCCGATCGTCACGTCACCGAAGGTGTCGACACCGAATTCGTACCGCTCAGTCAAGTTCGTACCGCCCAACATGATTCCATGCATCTGCATGCATCATCCGAAACCACTGTCGGAACGAGACTATTCCCGTGAGACTCGCGCCGCACCGCGTTCGGGAATGTGCACCGGAGGCGCCGCGTTCATCTCCATGACGATGCATCGAACGGTGTGCACCGCGGATGGGAGAATCGAAACGTGACGGATCTGCCGGTCATCGGAATCTACGGCGCGGGCAAGGTGGGCACTGCCCTCGCCCGGCTGCTCGTCGCCTCCGGCCACCGAGTGCTCATCGCCGGCTCCCCCCGCCAGACGGCCCTCGACCTGCTCGTCGGCGTGGTCGCCCCCGGCGCTGAAGTCACCTCCCCCGAGACGCTCGCGGCCGGCGCCGACGTCATCATCGTCGCCGTGCCGTTCGGCAAGGCCGGTACCGTGCCCTGGCACGCGTTCGACGATCGCATCGTGGTCGACGCCATGAACTACTGGCCGCCCGTCGACGGCAACATCGCCGAGGTCGACGACGACCCGCGCACCACGAGCGAGCTCAATGCAGCGCGCAACCCGCGCGCCCGCGTCGTGAAGTCGCTCAACCATCTCGGCTACCACGAGATGGAGGACGACAGCATGGCGGCGGGGTCTCCCCTGCGCCGCGCCCTCGCCGTCGTCGGCGACGACGCCGGCGCCCGGGCCGTCGTCGCAGAGATCATCGACGAGCTCGGTTTCGACCCGGTCGACGGCGGCGAGCTCCGCCACGGCATCGCCCTCGAACCCGGCCACCCCGCCTTCGGCCGCGAACTCTCCGCCGCCGAGCTTGCGGCGCTGCTCACCCCCGCCGTGCACCTCGCCGCCTGAGACGGGCCCAGGTGGGCGCGAGCCGCGACATCCGCTCGCTACGCTGATGCCGACGACGGGAGGCACGATGACGGATGCCGCCGCGCTCATCGCGGCGCTCGAGGCGCTTGCCGACGAGACGGAGCGCGAGAAGTACACACGGTACTTTCCGATCGATCCGGATGCCCCGTTCATCGGCGTGCGCATGGGCGCCGTGTTCGGTCTCGCCAAGACCGCGCTCGATCTGCCGGCCGACGAGCTCGAGACGCTGCTCGAACAGCCGACGCACGAGGTGCGCGCGCTCGCCTGCAGCATCATGGGCAAGTCGGCCGCCGAACCGAGAACGCCGGGCGCCCGACGCACCGAACTGTACGAGCTCTACCTGCGTCGCCACGATCGCATCGACCAGTGGGACCTCGTCGATCTCGCCGCACGCGACGTGATCGGCAGGTATCTGCTCGAACGTGACCGTGCGCCGCTCGCCGGTCTCGCGGCATCCACGTTCTGGCCCGAGCGCCGCACCGCTCTCGTCGCGACCTTCGCCTTCCTCCGGCGCGGCGAACTCGACGACGCCTATGAACTCGCAGAGTTGCTCGCCGGAGACCCCGAGCCGTTCGTGCAGAAGGCGCTCGGCTGGGTGCTCAGGGCCGCCGGGGATCTCGATCGCGACCGCCTCACCGCGTTCGAGCGTCACGCCGGCGCGATGCCGCGGGTCGCGCTCCGGGCGGCGATCGAGCATTTCGACAAGTCGGAGCGGGCGCGCATCCTCGCGATCCGCTGAGAGCGCGGCGCCGGCGCTCGGTCAGGCCCCCGGCTCGGCCTCCGGTGCCGCGTCACCGCCGAGCGCGCTCCGCCGGCGCCCTCGGGCACCGAGGTCGAGCACACCGATGCCGAAGGCGATCGCCACGAGCACGGCGACCGCGATCATGCCGACCGCGTAGGCATCGCGGTAGACCGCCAGGTCGGGCGACCCGCTCGACTCGAAGTAGATCGTCGAATAGAAGAGCGAGAGGGTGATCGCGGTGCCGATCGCCGTGCCGATCCGCTGGCCCAGCTGGCCGACGGACCCGGCGAGCCCGCCCTGCTTCACCGGGATGTCGGCGAGTGCGAGCGTCTGGTTCGGCGAGATGACGAATCCGCCGCCCGATCCGGCGATGGTCATCGCAGCGGCGATCGCCCACGGCGTGATCTCGGGCGATGTCGTGAACGCGGCGAGCACCGACAGTCCGACCCCGACGACGATCAGCACGAGGCCCCAGACGACGAGCGGGCGCCCGAGACGATTCACGAGGTTGCCGCCGATGTACGAGGTCACGGCGCTGACGAGGGCGAAGCCGATCGTGACCATGCCGGCGTAGACCGCCTCGAGCCCGAGGCCGTGCTGCAGGTAGAGCGTCGTGAGCAGGAACATCGGCGGGAGCGCCGCGAAGTAGACACTCGCGAGCGCGGTGCCGTTGCGGTACGAACTGATGCCGAAGAGGCTCAGCGGCACGAGCGGATGCTTGCCGCTCGCCGCGTATCGCCGCTCCCATGCGAGGAAAGCGGTGAACGCGAAGACGAAGATCACGAGCACCCACCAGCGGCTCGGATCATCGTCGGGCGACCCTGTCGTGAACAGGAACGGCCACATCAGAGACAGCACGCTGATGCCGAACAGCGCGATGCCGACGGGGTCGAGCGACAACGGCTTGCCAGACGGATGCCGCGTGAGCGGCAGCAGCCAGGCGGCGAGCACGATCGCGATGATGGCCAGCGGCACGTTGATCCAGAAGATGCCGCGCCAGCCGTCTTCGGGCCCGCCGATCGCGATCATCAGACCGCCGAGGGTCGGCCCGAACGCGGTCGCCAAGCCGATGGTCGCACCGAACAGTCCGAACGCCTTGCCGCGCTCCTTGCCGCGGAAGAGCTCCTGGATCAGGCCGAGCACCTGCGGCATCTGAATGCCGGCGGCAACGCCCTGTACGAGCCGAGCGATGAGCAGTACCGTCGCGTTCGGCGCGAGCGCCGCGACGCAACTCGTGAGCGTGAAGAGGCTGAGCCCCACGATGAAGAGCGTCTTGCGCGAGCGCTGGTCGCCGATGCGACCGGCCGGCACGAGCGTGAGCCCGAAGGTGAGCACGTATCCCGCGACGATGAGCTGCAGCTCGGTCGAGCCGGCGTTGAACGCCTCTTCGATGGCTGGCAGCCCGACGTTGACCTTCGAGAGGTCCATGATCGTGAGCGCCGCGACGGCCACGCACACCCAGTACGCGCGCCAACGGTGTGCTTCGGAGACCGGGATCGAGCGTGTGGCTGGCGCGTCTGACATCGCCTCAACCCTACGCCGGGCGGACGGAATCGCCGGGCGCCCCGCCCGACCGGGTCACGCAGAAGTCCCCGCCCGATCATGGGCGGGGACTTCTCGGGATGGTGGACCCAGGGGGATTCGAACCCCCGACCTTCTCATTGCGAACGAGACGCGCTACCAACTGCGCCATGGGCCCGAGCGAGAATGAGCCTATCATCCTGCGGGCGGTGGTTCAGACCGCCCGTACCGGCAGCCGGGCTCGTCAGCCGGCCTGGCGGCGACGGCGGAGCACGGCGTCGAGGTCGTCGAAACCGGGCCGCGCGTCGCTGACGATGCCCATGCGTGCGTACGGGCTCTCCGGCGCATCGTCGCGAACGGCTTCGGTCGTCGGTCGCGCACGAGCAGCGGATGCCGCGACCGACGCCGCGGGAGTGATGGCGGGGGGTTCGGGATCGAGTTCAGCGACCCGCCGAGCGATGTCACTGCCGACCTCGGCGCGCTTCAGCTCGGCGGCGGCCTCGATCGAGGCCATCGCCGTCGCCGCGATCGTGCCGCGTGAGAGGTGCAGCGGCTTGGGCAGCGGCTGCGGCGTCCATTGTTCGGGCCTCGACTCGGACGGGGCGAGATCGATCGGCTCGAACGGTGCCGCTTCTTCGGCTGCGACCGGCCGCGCCTGAGTCGCGGCAGCCGGACGCACGCGCGCAAGTCGCGCGAGCATCGCGAAGGCGAACACGAGCCCCGCCGCGCCGACTGCGGAGATGATGAGCGAGGCGCCGAACATCGCCGCGATGCCGCCGCCGATGACGGTCAGGAGCGACGCGAGCAGCACGAGCGAGCACAGCGCACGTCGACGACGCAGCCGCTTTCGTGCGACAGCGGTGGCCGCAGCATCAGGAGCCGCCTCCGCTCCGGTCGCTCGCACTTGAGCCGTTGTCGGCTCCGCAGGCGCGACGACGGCGATCGGCTCGGTCGCGGCTGCGGCAACGGCGAGCGCCGCGCCCACACGTTCGCGCGCGGCATCCACTGCACTTTCGGCAGCCAAGCGCTCGGCGAGCGCCACTCGTTCCTCGGCCTCGACGGCGAGCCGGGCGGTCGCCTCGCGCTGCTGCAGGATGCGCTGTTGCGCGGCGACCTCTCGAGCGGTCGCCTCGACCCGAACGGGCTCGGGGGTCTCAGCCGTCTCGGCGAGGATGCGGAGGGTCTGCTGGAGCCGCACGGCGTTGCGCTCGGTCGCCAGGTACTGGCGCCGACGCAGCCAGTTCGGCAGGAGGTACGCGACCCACAGCGCGGCAGCCACCGCCACGAGCAGTCCCCCGCCGATCACGTCCATGGGTCAACGCTAGGTCACTGCATGCCCTCGGCCGCATTCGACGCCCGCGTGTTCACCGATCGGGCAGATCCATGGGGAAGGCGGACGCCGCGCGGTGCTCGGCGATCACGTGCGCCGCGTCTTCGGGTGCACGTCCGTCGCGCCACCGGCGGAGCACCCCGTGCGGCACCTCCTCGGTCACGAGGGCGAACGCGAAATGATCGCTCCACACGCCGTTGATGTGGATGAATCGGCGCCGGAATCCCTCGTAGCGGAACCCGAGCTTCTCGACGACTCGGAGGGAAGGAGTGTTCTCGGGGCGGATGCAGATCTCCATGCGGTGAAGCCGCAGCGTGCGGAAGCAGTAGTCGGTCGCGAGTGCGACGGCCGTCGGCGTGATGCCGCGCCCGGCGACCTCCTCGGCCACCCAGTAGCCGATGGACGCTGAGGAGAGCGAGCCATGGGTGATCGACGACACGTTCAGCTGCCCGACCAGGCGGCCGTCGACCTCGATGATGAACGGCAGCGCGTTGCCGGCGCGCGCGTGCGCCAACAGGTTGCGGATGCTCGAGCGCGTGTCGATCGCCGAGCCGCCGCCCGGATACGTGGCCTCCCATTGACGCAGCCACCCGCGATTGGCGAGCAGCACCCGCTCGAGCGGCTTCGCGTCGCGGACTCGGATGGGACGCAGCGTGAGGTGGCCGTCTCGGAGGGTGGGCACGACGACTGCGGGCATGCTCAGACTGTATCGAGCGGTGACGCCGCATCGAGCCGTGACACGTACTCGACGAGCCACGGACGAAGCTCGGGCCCGATGTCGGGGCGATCCGAGGCGAGCTGGATGACCGCCTTGATGTAGTCGAGCTTGTCGCCGGTGTCATAGCGGCGGCCGCGGAAGACGACGCCGTATACACCGCCGGTGCCCTCGACATCGCCGGCCATCGTCATGAGCGCGTCGGTCAGCTGGATCTCGCCGCCCTTGCCCGGCGGCGTGTGCTCGAGAATGTCGAACACCTCGGGCTTCAGCACGTACCGGCCGATGACTGCGTAGTTCGACGGTGCGACCTCTTTCGCAGGCTTCTCGACGAGCCCCGTGATGCGCACCACGTCGGGGTCGTCGGTCTCCTCGACGGCGGCCGCGCCGTAGAGGTGGATCGACTCCGGGTCGACCTCCAGCAGCGCCACGATCGAGGCGTCGCGCGCACCCTGCTCGTCGAGCATGCGGGTCAGCAGCGGGTCACGGGCATCGATGATGTCGTCGCCCAGCAGCACGGCGAAGGGCTGGTTGCCGACGTGCATGTGGGCGCGCAGCACCGCGTGGCCCAGCCCGAGCGGGTCGCCCTGCCGCACATAGTGCATGTCGGCGAGCCCGGTCGACTCGTTGACCTTCTCGAGCTTCACGGTGTCGCCCTTCGCCTCGAGGGTCGCCTCGAGCTCGGCGACCCGGTCGAAGTGGTTCTCGAGGGCGTTCTTGTTGCGACCGGTCACCATGAGCACATCGGTCAGACCCGCATCGACGGCCTCTTCGACGACGTACTGGATGGCCGGCTTGTCGACGACCGGCAGCATCTCCTTGGGCATCGCCTTCGTGGCGGGCAGGAAGCGCGTGCCGAGGCCGGCGGCGGGAATGACCGCCTTCGTGATGCGATGAGTCATGCGGTTCAGCGTACCTCGCACTCCTGCGGCCCGACGCGGCGATACGACATAGGCTGTGTGGCATGCCCGACGATCCCGAGATCGACAAGCGCGTGCTTCGCGCCGAGCTGCGAGAGCGACGCCGGAACATGACGGCGCACGAACGCGAACTCGCCACCGAGGGCGTCACAGCTCGACTCGAGGAGCTCATCGGCTCGACCGGGGCCGAGTCGATCTCCTGCTATCTGTCGATGCCCGCCGAGCCGAACACCCGGCCATTCGTGAACTGGGCCGAGGCCCACGGCCTTCGCGTGTTGTTCCCCGTGACCCGTGAAGACGGCCTGCTCGATTGGACGGTCGGCGAAGAGGATTCCGAGACGCTCGGCCTGCACGGCACGCCCGAAGCGGTCGGTGAACTGCTCGGCCCGATGGCCATCAACGACGTCGACCTCATCGTCGTGCCGGCCGCCGCGGTCGACGCGGCGGGCACACGACTCGGCTGGGGCAGGGGCTATTTCGACAAGACCCTCGGCTCGATGGGAAAATGTCCTCCGGTGTACGCCGTGGTCTTCGACAGCGAGTTCGTCGAAGACCTGCCGCGTGAAGTGCACGACCAGCCCGTGAACGGCATCGTGACGCCCACGCGCATCATCGCGTTCTGACCCCACCGCGTCGCTCGAAATCGGAAGAAAGCACCATGCCCACCTACTCCTACCGCTGCACCGAGTGCGACAACGCCTTCGACATCCACCAGTCGTTCACCGACGACACGCTGACGGTCTGCGATCTCTGCGGCGGCAGGCTGCGCAAGCTCTTCAACACGATCGGCGTGACCTTCAACGGCTCGGGCTTCTACCGCACCGATTCCCGCAGCAGCATCAGCAGCAGCAGCGAGAGCGGTTCCGGTTCCTCCGGATCCGGTTCCTCCGGCTCGGGCTCCGGCTCCTCGGGCGCCGGTTCCTCCGGATCTGGTTCCTCGGGCTCCGGTTCCTCGAGCTCCGGCTCGGGCTCCTCGGGCAGCGGCGGCTCCTCGGCTAGCGTGGCCTAGGTCGCAATGGGCGACGCGAACAGAGGAGGGGCTGTGCTCAAGGGTTTCCAAGAGTTCATCATGCGGGGCAACGTCATCGACCTCGCCGTCGCCGTGGTCATCGGAGCTGCGTTCACCGCGGTCGTGAACTCGCTCGTGAACAACGTCTTCAACCCGCTGATCGGTGCGATCTTCAAGGCCGAGAGCCTTGACGGTGCGCTCATCCTCTCGATCCCGACCATGGACGGCGGTGTGGCCGAGGTGAAGTTCGGCGCCTTCATCGGTGCCCTCCTCACGTTCGTGATCGTCGCTGCCGTCGTGTACTTCGTCTTCGTGCTGCCGATCAACACCATGAAGAAGCACGCCGAAGAGCGCCTGAAGCGCGGAGCGGCCCCCGACGTGAGCGAGCCCGAAGCCGAGACCGAACTCGTGCTTCTCAGCCAGATCCGGGACCTGCTCGTCGAGCAGCGCATCGGTGGAGACGGAGTCAGCGCGAACGAGTCCGGCGGGGGCAGGCACCAGCAGTCCTGAGCAGCCGGCTCAGCCCCAGTGGGGCGGCCGTTCGCGAGTGATCCGATCGTCATCGGCGGATGCTTCCCGCTTGCCGTTCCGGGGCGGCGGGGAGTCGTCGACTCCCGGCGACGCGGTCTCAGGCGACGGGTCGGAGCCCGGGGCCGGGGTGAGCCGGGCACGGCGCGCGCGCCCGGCGGCGCGTTCGACGCGCTGACGTGGCTGCTCG encodes:
- a CDS encoding cation:proton antiporter is translated as MHETTLLLIEVGALLLGMSLLGRLALALGISPIPFYLVVGLAFGEGGVIALDASEEFFQTGAEIGVILLLALLGLEYTASELFGSLRSARTAGLIDAALNALPGAALALLLGWGPVAAVALAGVTWVSSSGVIAKLLRDLGRLSNRETPAILALLVIEDLAMAFYLPVLSALVVGMSLLQGAVSVAVAVSVVALILYFALRHGHFISRLFPADHFEPLLLGVLGLTMLVAGLAAEVSVSAAVGAFLVGIALSGRVAANASQVLTPLRDLFAAIFFVFFGLSTDSSALLSVLPAALGLAIVTILTKLVTGAYAARRAGVGTLGQWRAGLTLGPRGEFSIVIAGLAVGSGVVTPEFAPLATGYVLITIVAGTFLARVPDAAWFRAAVRRRRAASGTAPVPPVPPVPPVPPVPPAG
- a CDS encoding LLM class flavin-dependent oxidoreductase — protein: MLGGTNLTERYEFGVDTFGDVTIGPDGVMLPHAQVLRNVVEQAVLADRLGLDFFGVGEHHREDFAVSAPEVVLGAIAGRTERIHLGSAVTVLSSDEPVRVFERFATLDALSGGRAEVILGRGSFIESFPLFGFELDQYQELFEEKLNLFSALLPQEPVTWSGKLRAPLTDQRVFPPVERGPLKTWVGVGGSPESVVRAAHYGLPLVLAIIGGSPARFAPLADLYRRALEQFGNPSQPIAIHSPGFIADTDAEALDTLWPHYKISVDRIGRERGWGAVTREHFEGEAGPNGALYAGAPEQVAVKIAGAMRAIGASRFDLKYSNGALPHESMMRSIELYAAEVVPRVRELLAD
- a CDS encoding NADPH-dependent F420 reductase, whose protein sequence is MTDLPVIGIYGAGKVGTALARLLVASGHRVLIAGSPRQTALDLLVGVVAPGAEVTSPETLAAGADVIIVAVPFGKAGTVPWHAFDDRIVVDAMNYWPPVDGNIAEVDDDPRTTSELNAARNPRARVVKSLNHLGYHEMEDDSMAAGSPLRRALAVVGDDAGARAVVAEIIDELGFDPVDGGELRHGIALEPGHPAFGRELSAAELAALLTPAVHLAA
- a CDS encoding DNA alkylation repair protein; the protein is MPTTGGTMTDAAALIAALEALADETEREKYTRYFPIDPDAPFIGVRMGAVFGLAKTALDLPADELETLLEQPTHEVRALACSIMGKSAAEPRTPGARRTELYELYLRRHDRIDQWDLVDLAARDVIGRYLLERDRAPLAGLAASTFWPERRTALVATFAFLRRGELDDAYELAELLAGDPEPFVQKALGWVLRAAGDLDRDRLTAFERHAGAMPRVALRAAIEHFDKSERARILAIR
- a CDS encoding MFS transporter; the protein is MSDAPATRSIPVSEAHRWRAYWVCVAVAALTIMDLSKVNVGLPAIEEAFNAGSTELQLIVAGYVLTFGLTLVPAGRIGDQRSRKTLFIVGLSLFTLTSCVAALAPNATVLLIARLVQGVAAGIQMPQVLGLIQELFRGKERGKAFGLFGATIGLATAFGPTLGGLMIAIGGPEDGWRGIFWINVPLAIIAIVLAAWLLPLTRHPSGKPLSLDPVGIALFGISVLSLMWPFLFTTGSPDDDPSRWWVLVIFVFAFTAFLAWERRYAASGKHPLVPLSLFGISSYRNGTALASVYFAALPPMFLLTTLYLQHGLGLEAVYAGMVTIGFALVSAVTSYIGGNLVNRLGRPLVVWGLVLIVVGVGLSVLAAFTTSPEITPWAIAAAMTIAGSGGGFVISPNQTLALADIPVKQGGLAGSVGQLGQRIGTAIGTAITLSLFYSTIYFESSGSPDLAVYRDAYAVGMIAVAVLVAIAFGIGVLDLGARGRRRSALGGDAAPEAEPGA
- a CDS encoding GNAT family N-acetyltransferase codes for the protein MPAVVVPTLRDGHLTLRPIRVRDAKPLERVLLANRGWLRQWEATYPGGGSAIDTRSSIRNLLAHARAGNALPFIIEVDGRLVGQLNVSSITHGSLSSASIGYWVAEEVAGRGITPTAVALATDYCFRTLRLHRMEICIRPENTPSLRVVEKLGFRYEGFRRRFIHINGVWSDHFAFALVTEEVPHGVLRRWRDGRAPEDAAHVIAEHRAASAFPMDLPDR
- the galU gene encoding UTP--glucose-1-phosphate uridylyltransferase GalU, with protein sequence MTHRITKAVIPAAGLGTRFLPATKAMPKEMLPVVDKPAIQYVVEEAVDAGLTDVLMVTGRNKNALENHFDRVAELEATLEAKGDTVKLEKVNESTGLADMHYVRQGDPLGLGHAVLRAHMHVGNQPFAVLLGDDIIDARDPLLTRMLDEQGARDASIVALLEVDPESIHLYGAAAVEETDDPDVVRITGLVEKPAKEVAPSNYAVIGRYVLKPEVFDILEHTPPGKGGEIQLTDALMTMAGDVEGTGGVYGVVFRGRRYDTGDKLDYIKAVIQLASDRPDIGPELRPWLVEYVSRLDAASPLDTV
- a CDS encoding 5-formyltetrahydrofolate cyclo-ligase, with the translated sequence MPDDPEIDKRVLRAELRERRRNMTAHERELATEGVTARLEELIGSTGAESISCYLSMPAEPNTRPFVNWAEAHGLRVLFPVTREDGLLDWTVGEEDSETLGLHGTPEAVGELLGPMAINDVDLIVVPAAAVDAAGTRLGWGRGYFDKTLGSMGKCPPVYAVVFDSEFVEDLPREVHDQPVNGIVTPTRIIAF
- a CDS encoding FmdB family zinc ribbon protein encodes the protein MPTYSYRCTECDNAFDIHQSFTDDTLTVCDLCGGRLRKLFNTIGVTFNGSGFYRTDSRSSISSSSESGSGSSGSGSSGSGSGSSGAGSSGSGSSGSGSSSSGSGSSGSGGSSASVA
- the mscL gene encoding large conductance mechanosensitive channel protein MscL, which produces MLKGFQEFIMRGNVIDLAVAVVIGAAFTAVVNSLVNNVFNPLIGAIFKAESLDGALILSIPTMDGGVAEVKFGAFIGALLTFVIVAAVVYFVFVLPINTMKKHAEERLKRGAAPDVSEPEAETELVLLSQIRDLLVEQRIGGDGVSANESGGGRHQQS